In Falco cherrug isolate bFalChe1 chromosome 2, bFalChe1.pri, whole genome shotgun sequence, the following are encoded in one genomic region:
- the IRS2 gene encoding insulin receptor substrate 2 isoform X1 — MASPAVLGLLPPLSSPPGPNLNNNNNNNQGVRKCGYLRKQKHGHKRFFVLRGPSGGEEAGGARLEYYESEKKWRNKSGAPKRVIALDSCLNINKRADAKHKYLIALYTKDEYFAVAAENEQEQEGWYRALTDLLNEGKAACQGSPHRHLASPFSASCGAAAASLAAAGEDLNYGLITPAAAAYREVWQVTLKPKGLGQSKNLTGVHRLCLSARTIGFVRLNCELPTVTLQLMNIRRCGHSDSFFFIEVGRSAATGPGELWMQADDSVVAQNIHETILEAMKALKELSEFRPRSKSQSSSSSSSGGAAGPGGSGASATHPITVPGRRHHHLVNLPPSQTGLLRRSRTDSLAAGTGTKCTPCRVRTASEGDGCRVGSVAGSPMSPGPVRTPLSRSHTLSSGGGGGRQAGKLLPVLAGGGLQSSRSMSMPASHSPPSATSPISLSSSSGLGSEPAHPHHPQRPSSGSASVSGSPSDAGFMSFDEYGSSPGGDLRPFSSSSTASNRSNTPESVAETPPVRDPGGGTDLYGYMAMERPPSGRLCYRPCPDAAAERGHRKRTYSLTTPCRQRPAPPQVSSASLDEYTLMRATFAGSAGRLFPSCQAGASPKVTYTPYPEDYGDIEIGSHRSSGSSSTNLGPPAGGGGGGGGGDDGYMPMTPGVAAALGQGSRGSDDYMPMSPTSVSAPKQILQPRAGVGGGSPGNGSSYKNSSPGESSPDDSGYMRMWCGSKLSVESSDGRLSNGDYINMSPRDPQHGPQAPSLTPPDFFFAPSGHGSSEPPKPGCYSYSSLPRSYKSQGLAKDSDQYVFMNSPGRTIPEEVACGAGQSPAGSFAPSSHTVPSPLRHSRTESFLSQRCQRVARPSRLSLETLRTMLPCMNEHPLPPEPKSPGEYINIDFGDAAVYSPPSLPADSPASSLGSGTGQRRSPLSDYMNIDFGSQSPSQSGTVSVGSLEALSPGSSSSTSQPDGRYLKAAVGVACSSSPSDGGDYTEMTFGMATTPPQPIVQKSESARVTSPTAGVKRLTLSGVEAFILSSPPPDPNRGAKVIRADPQGRRRHSSETFSSTTTVTPVSPSFAHNPKRHNSASVENVSLRKNEGLEEEQGSSPMCRETSAGFQNGLNYIAIDVVDGTLASCDKARSKARHVLNGGINRLEMSAYASIDFLSHNLKEASAVKGSTGRWKR; from the coding sequence ATGGCGAGCCCCGccgtgctggggctgctgccccccctgagctccccgcccggccccaacctgaacaacaacaacaacaacaaccagGGCGTGAGGAAGTGCGGGTACCTGCGCAAGCAGAAGCACGGCCACAAGCGCTTCTTCGTGCTGCGTGGCCCGAGCGGCGGGGAGGAGGCGGGGGGCGCCCGGCTGGAGTACTACGAGAGCGAGAAGAAATGGAGGAACAAGTCCGGGGCGCCCAAGCGGGTGATCGCCCTGGACTCCTGCCTCAACATCAACAAGCGGGCGGACGCCAAGCACAAGTACCTCATCGCCCTCTACACCAAGGACGAGTACTTCGCCGTGGCGGCCGAGAAcgagcaggagcaggagggctggTACCGGGCGCTCACCGACCTGCTCAACGAGGGCAAGGCTGCCTGCCAGGGGTCCCCCCACCGCCACCTCGCCTCCCCCTTCTCCGCCTCCTgcggcgcggccgccgcctcccTGGCCGCCGCCGGCGAGGACCTCAACTACGGGCTGATCACCCCGGCCGCCGCTGCCTACCGGGAGGTCTGGCAGGTGACGCTGAAGCCCAAGGGCTTGGGGCAGAGCAAAAACCTCACCGGCGTCCACCGGCTGTGCCTCTCGGCCCGCACCATCGGGTTCGTGCGCCTCAACTGCGAGCTGCCCACGGTCACGCTGCAGCTGATGAACATCCGCCGCTGCGGCCACTCCGACAGCTTCTTCTTCATCGAGGTGGGGCGCTCGGCGGCCACCGGCCCCGGCGAGCTCTGGATGCAGGCGGACGACTCGGTGGTGGCCCAGAACATCCACGAGACCATCCTGGAGGCCATGAAGGCGCTGAAGGAGCTGTCCGAGTTCCGGCCCCGCAGCAAGAGccagtcctcctcctcctcctcctccggaggggccgccgggcccggcggcagcggcgccTCTGCCACCCACCCCATCACTGTGCCCGGTCGCCGGCACCACCATCTGGTCAACCTGCCTCCCAGCCAGACCGGTCTCCTCCGCCGCTCCCGCACCGACAGCCTCGCCGCCGGCACCGGCACCAAGTGCACGCCGTGCCGGGTGCGGACGGCCAGCGAGGGCGACGGCTGCCGGGTGGGCTCGGTGGCCGGCAGCCCCATGAGCCCGGGCCCCGTGCGGACCCCCCTCAGCCGCTCGCACACGCTtagcagcggcggcggcgggggccggcaggCGGGGAAGCTGCTGCCGGTGCTGGCCGGCGGCGGCCTGCAGAGCAGCCGCTCCATGTCCATGCCCGCCTCCCACTCGCCCCCCTCCGCCACCAGCCCCATTAGCCTCTCGTCCAGCAGCGGCCTCGGCTCCGAGCCTGCCCACCCGCATCACCCGCAGCGCCCGTCTAGCGGCAGCGCCTCCGTCTCCGGCTCCCCCAGCGACGCCGGCTTCATGTCCTTCGACGAGTACGGCTCCAGCCCGGGCGGCGACCTGCggcccttctcttcctcctccactgcCAGCAACCGCAGCAACACCCCCGAGTCGGTGGCCGAGACCCCCCCGGTGCGGGACCCCGGGGGCGGCACCGACCTTTACGGCTATATGGCGATGGAGCGGCCCCCGAGCGGCCGCCTCTGCTACCGGCCGTGCCCCGACGCCGCGGCCGAGCGGGGCCATCGGAAGCGGACCTACTCGCTGACCACCCCGTGCCGGCAGaggcccgccccgccgcaggTCTCCTCCGCCTCCCTCGACGAGTACACGCTGATGCGCGCCACCTTCGCCGGCAGCGCCGGCCgcctcttcccctcctgccaggCCGGGGCTTCCCCCAAAGTCACCTACACCCCCTACCCCGAGGACTACGGGGACATCGAGATCGGCTCCCACCGTAGctccggcagcagcagcaccaaccTGGGGCCGCCGGCAGGGGGgggaggcggaggaggagggggagatgACGGCTACATGCCCATGACCCCTGGCGTGGCCGCAGCCTTAGGGCAGGGAAGCCGGGGGAGCGACGACTATATGCCCATGAGCCCCACCAGCGTATCGGCCCCCAAGCAGATCCTGCAGCCCCGGGCGGGGGTGGGTGGCGGGTCCCCCGGGAACGGGAGCAGCTACAAGAACAGCTCGCCCGGGGAGAGCTCCCCTGACGACAGCGGGTACATGCGGATGTGGTGTGGCTCCAAGCTGTCCGTGGAGAGCTCGGACGGGAGGCTGAGTAATGGCGACTATATCAATATGTCCCCTCGGGACCCCCAGCACGGGCCCCAGGCTCCCTCCCTCACCCCCCCGGACTTCTTTTTTGCTCCTTCAGGGCACGGTTCCAGCGAGCCCCCCAAGCCTGGCTGCTACTCGTACAGCTCCTTGCCCCGTTCCTACAAGAGCCAGGGCCTGGCAAAGGACAGCGACCAGTACGTCTTCATGAACTCCCCGGGGAGGACGATCCCAGAGGAGGTGGCGTGTGGAGCGGGCCAGTCGCCTGCGGGCTCCTTTGCCCCCTCCAGCCACACGGTGCCTTCTCCCCTGCGGCACAGCCGGACCGAGAGCTTCCTGAGCCAGCGGTGCCAGCGGGTGGCCCGGCCCAGCCGCCTCTCTTTGGAGACCTTGCGGACGATGCTACCCTGCATGAACGAGCACCCTCTGCCGCCCGAGCCCAAGAGCCCCGGTGAATACATCAACATTGACTTTGGGGATGCTGCTGTCTATTCTCCCCCCTCACTGCCCGCTGACAGCCCAGCCTCCTCCCTGGGCTCGGGCACTGGGCAGAGGCGCTCCCCTCTCTCTGACTACATGAACATTGACTTTGGGTCACAGTCGCCCTCCCAGTCGGGCACGGTCTCGGTGGGCTCCCTGGAAGCGCTTTCTCCAGGCTCTtcctccagcaccagccagcCCGATGGGCGCTACctgaaggcagctgtgggggTGGCTTGTTCGTCCAGCCCATCCGACGGTGGGGATTACACAGAGATGACCTTTGGCATGGCCACTACCCCACCGCAACCCATCGTTCAGAAGTCAGAAAGTGCCCGGGTCACCAGCCCCACGGCTGGGGTGAAGAGGCTCACCCTCTCTGGGGTTGAGGCTTTCATTCTCTCCAGCCCTCCCCCAGACCCCAACCGGGGGGCCAAGGTCATCCGGGCAGATCCCCAGGGGCGCAGGAGGCACAGCTCGGAAACTTTCTCCTCCACCACCACTGTGACCCCCGTGTCCCCCTCCTTCGCACACAACCCCAAACGGCACAACTCGGCCTCAGTGGAGAACGTGTCCCTCAGGAAAAACGAAGgcctggaggaggagcagggtaGCAGCCCCATGTGCCGGGAGACCTCGGCCGGCTTCCAGAACGGCCTCAACTACATCGCCATTGACGTCGTGGACGGGACCCTGGCAAGCTGTGACAAAGCCAGGTCGAAAGCCAGGCATGTCCTGAACGGGGGAATCAACAGATTGGAGATGAGCGCCTATGCCAGCATAGACTTTCTGTCTCACAACCTGAAAGAAGCGAGTGCTGTGAAAG
- the IRS2 gene encoding insulin receptor substrate 2 isoform X2 → MASPAVLGLLPPLSSPPGPNLNNNNNNNQGVRKCGYLRKQKHGHKRFFVLRGPSGGEEAGGARLEYYESEKKWRNKSGAPKRVIALDSCLNINKRADAKHKYLIALYTKDEYFAVAAENEQEQEGWYRALTDLLNEGKAACQGSPHRHLASPFSASCGAAAASLAAAGEDLNYGLITPAAAAYREVWQVTLKPKGLGQSKNLTGVHRLCLSARTIGFVRLNCELPTVTLQLMNIRRCGHSDSFFFIEVGRSAATGPGELWMQADDSVVAQNIHETILEAMKALKELSEFRPRSKSQSSSSSSSGGAAGPGGSGASATHPITVPGRRHHHLVNLPPSQTGLLRRSRTDSLAAGTGTKCTPCRVRTASEGDGCRVGSVAGSPMSPGPVRTPLSRSHTLSSGGGGGRQAGKLLPVLAGGGLQSSRSMSMPASHSPPSATSPISLSSSSGLGSEPAHPHHPQRPSSGSASVSGSPSDAGFMSFDEYGSSPGGDLRPFSSSSTASNRSNTPESVAETPPVRDPGGGTDLYGYMAMERPPSGRLCYRPCPDAAAERGHRKRTYSLTTPCRQRPAPPQVSSASLDEYTLMRATFAGSAGRLFPSCQAGASPKVTYTPYPEDYGDIEIGSHRSSGSSSTNLGPPAGGGGGGGGGDDGYMPMTPGVAAALGQGSRGSDDYMPMSPTSVSAPKQILQPRAGVGGGSPGNGSSYKNSSPGESSPDDSGYMRMWCGSKLSVESSDGRLSNGDYINMSPRDPQHGPQAPSLTPPDFFFAPSGHGSSEPPKPGCYSYSSLPRSYKSQGLAKDSDQYVFMNSPGRTIPEEVACGAGQSPAGSFAPSSHTVPSPLRHSRTESFLSQRCQRVARPSRLSLETLRTMLPCMNEHPLPPEPKSPGEYINIDFGDAAVYSPPSLPADSPASSLGSGTGQRRSPLSDYMNIDFGSQSPSQSGTVSVGSLEALSPGSSSSTSQPDGRYLKAAVGVACSSSPSDGGDYTEMTFGMATTPPQPIVQKSESARVTSPTAGVKRLTLSGVEAFILSSPPPDPNRGAKVIRADPQGRRRHSSETFSSTTTVTPVSPSFAHNPKRHNSASVENVSLRKNEGLEEEQGSSPMCRETSAGFQNGLNYIAIDVVDGTLASCDKARSKARHVLNGGINRLEMSAYASIDFLSHNLKEASAVKE, encoded by the coding sequence ATGGCGAGCCCCGccgtgctggggctgctgccccccctgagctccccgcccggccccaacctgaacaacaacaacaacaacaaccagGGCGTGAGGAAGTGCGGGTACCTGCGCAAGCAGAAGCACGGCCACAAGCGCTTCTTCGTGCTGCGTGGCCCGAGCGGCGGGGAGGAGGCGGGGGGCGCCCGGCTGGAGTACTACGAGAGCGAGAAGAAATGGAGGAACAAGTCCGGGGCGCCCAAGCGGGTGATCGCCCTGGACTCCTGCCTCAACATCAACAAGCGGGCGGACGCCAAGCACAAGTACCTCATCGCCCTCTACACCAAGGACGAGTACTTCGCCGTGGCGGCCGAGAAcgagcaggagcaggagggctggTACCGGGCGCTCACCGACCTGCTCAACGAGGGCAAGGCTGCCTGCCAGGGGTCCCCCCACCGCCACCTCGCCTCCCCCTTCTCCGCCTCCTgcggcgcggccgccgcctcccTGGCCGCCGCCGGCGAGGACCTCAACTACGGGCTGATCACCCCGGCCGCCGCTGCCTACCGGGAGGTCTGGCAGGTGACGCTGAAGCCCAAGGGCTTGGGGCAGAGCAAAAACCTCACCGGCGTCCACCGGCTGTGCCTCTCGGCCCGCACCATCGGGTTCGTGCGCCTCAACTGCGAGCTGCCCACGGTCACGCTGCAGCTGATGAACATCCGCCGCTGCGGCCACTCCGACAGCTTCTTCTTCATCGAGGTGGGGCGCTCGGCGGCCACCGGCCCCGGCGAGCTCTGGATGCAGGCGGACGACTCGGTGGTGGCCCAGAACATCCACGAGACCATCCTGGAGGCCATGAAGGCGCTGAAGGAGCTGTCCGAGTTCCGGCCCCGCAGCAAGAGccagtcctcctcctcctcctcctccggaggggccgccgggcccggcggcagcggcgccTCTGCCACCCACCCCATCACTGTGCCCGGTCGCCGGCACCACCATCTGGTCAACCTGCCTCCCAGCCAGACCGGTCTCCTCCGCCGCTCCCGCACCGACAGCCTCGCCGCCGGCACCGGCACCAAGTGCACGCCGTGCCGGGTGCGGACGGCCAGCGAGGGCGACGGCTGCCGGGTGGGCTCGGTGGCCGGCAGCCCCATGAGCCCGGGCCCCGTGCGGACCCCCCTCAGCCGCTCGCACACGCTtagcagcggcggcggcgggggccggcaggCGGGGAAGCTGCTGCCGGTGCTGGCCGGCGGCGGCCTGCAGAGCAGCCGCTCCATGTCCATGCCCGCCTCCCACTCGCCCCCCTCCGCCACCAGCCCCATTAGCCTCTCGTCCAGCAGCGGCCTCGGCTCCGAGCCTGCCCACCCGCATCACCCGCAGCGCCCGTCTAGCGGCAGCGCCTCCGTCTCCGGCTCCCCCAGCGACGCCGGCTTCATGTCCTTCGACGAGTACGGCTCCAGCCCGGGCGGCGACCTGCggcccttctcttcctcctccactgcCAGCAACCGCAGCAACACCCCCGAGTCGGTGGCCGAGACCCCCCCGGTGCGGGACCCCGGGGGCGGCACCGACCTTTACGGCTATATGGCGATGGAGCGGCCCCCGAGCGGCCGCCTCTGCTACCGGCCGTGCCCCGACGCCGCGGCCGAGCGGGGCCATCGGAAGCGGACCTACTCGCTGACCACCCCGTGCCGGCAGaggcccgccccgccgcaggTCTCCTCCGCCTCCCTCGACGAGTACACGCTGATGCGCGCCACCTTCGCCGGCAGCGCCGGCCgcctcttcccctcctgccaggCCGGGGCTTCCCCCAAAGTCACCTACACCCCCTACCCCGAGGACTACGGGGACATCGAGATCGGCTCCCACCGTAGctccggcagcagcagcaccaaccTGGGGCCGCCGGCAGGGGGgggaggcggaggaggagggggagatgACGGCTACATGCCCATGACCCCTGGCGTGGCCGCAGCCTTAGGGCAGGGAAGCCGGGGGAGCGACGACTATATGCCCATGAGCCCCACCAGCGTATCGGCCCCCAAGCAGATCCTGCAGCCCCGGGCGGGGGTGGGTGGCGGGTCCCCCGGGAACGGGAGCAGCTACAAGAACAGCTCGCCCGGGGAGAGCTCCCCTGACGACAGCGGGTACATGCGGATGTGGTGTGGCTCCAAGCTGTCCGTGGAGAGCTCGGACGGGAGGCTGAGTAATGGCGACTATATCAATATGTCCCCTCGGGACCCCCAGCACGGGCCCCAGGCTCCCTCCCTCACCCCCCCGGACTTCTTTTTTGCTCCTTCAGGGCACGGTTCCAGCGAGCCCCCCAAGCCTGGCTGCTACTCGTACAGCTCCTTGCCCCGTTCCTACAAGAGCCAGGGCCTGGCAAAGGACAGCGACCAGTACGTCTTCATGAACTCCCCGGGGAGGACGATCCCAGAGGAGGTGGCGTGTGGAGCGGGCCAGTCGCCTGCGGGCTCCTTTGCCCCCTCCAGCCACACGGTGCCTTCTCCCCTGCGGCACAGCCGGACCGAGAGCTTCCTGAGCCAGCGGTGCCAGCGGGTGGCCCGGCCCAGCCGCCTCTCTTTGGAGACCTTGCGGACGATGCTACCCTGCATGAACGAGCACCCTCTGCCGCCCGAGCCCAAGAGCCCCGGTGAATACATCAACATTGACTTTGGGGATGCTGCTGTCTATTCTCCCCCCTCACTGCCCGCTGACAGCCCAGCCTCCTCCCTGGGCTCGGGCACTGGGCAGAGGCGCTCCCCTCTCTCTGACTACATGAACATTGACTTTGGGTCACAGTCGCCCTCCCAGTCGGGCACGGTCTCGGTGGGCTCCCTGGAAGCGCTTTCTCCAGGCTCTtcctccagcaccagccagcCCGATGGGCGCTACctgaaggcagctgtgggggTGGCTTGTTCGTCCAGCCCATCCGACGGTGGGGATTACACAGAGATGACCTTTGGCATGGCCACTACCCCACCGCAACCCATCGTTCAGAAGTCAGAAAGTGCCCGGGTCACCAGCCCCACGGCTGGGGTGAAGAGGCTCACCCTCTCTGGGGTTGAGGCTTTCATTCTCTCCAGCCCTCCCCCAGACCCCAACCGGGGGGCCAAGGTCATCCGGGCAGATCCCCAGGGGCGCAGGAGGCACAGCTCGGAAACTTTCTCCTCCACCACCACTGTGACCCCCGTGTCCCCCTCCTTCGCACACAACCCCAAACGGCACAACTCGGCCTCAGTGGAGAACGTGTCCCTCAGGAAAAACGAAGgcctggaggaggagcagggtaGCAGCCCCATGTGCCGGGAGACCTCGGCCGGCTTCCAGAACGGCCTCAACTACATCGCCATTGACGTCGTGGACGGGACCCTGGCAAGCTGTGACAAAGCCAGGTCGAAAGCCAGGCATGTCCTGAACGGGGGAATCAACAGATTGGAGATGAGCGCCTATGCCAGCATAGACTTTCTGTCTCACAACCTGAAAGAAGCGAGTGCTGTGAAAG